The Chitinophaga caeni genome segment AATTGTGGTTCGGCTGGCAGCAGGCTTGACCGGAACACATAGCTTTCGGTATCGTCCGTTTCCTTTCGGAAACGCTTGCTGTCCATTATCCTTGTTTCCATAATGGGCAGGTTGAGTGTTTTGATGACACTTTGATATGCCTCGTACAAACCTGTTTTTTCCCTGCCGTCCACCTGGTTCCAGAATAGCCACAACTCTTGTTGCTCATTGCCCTCTATAGTTTTGGGAAGTTCAAGAAAGGCTTTGGTAAAGCCCAATGTACTTTCCACTACCAAACGGTCGGCTGTAATGGGCGAAAAGATAAAATCCATCATTTTTAATGTCGTCAGTACACCTTTGGTATTGGCGGTTCCCGGCAAATCGAAAAAGATAAGATCCGGCGCAACTGCCGATTGGTTAACATATTCCACCGCCCTTTCCAAAGCATTTTCAGCCTTGCTTTTGAAAATCGGGTATGCCTTTTTATTGATGGTCTGGAATTGCTTCATCGCCGCTTTTTTGTGGTAGTCATTCTGCATCAGGGTTTTCTTATCCCTTTCCCGCATATTGGTCAGGCTATGCTGTGGAAAGTCGCAGTCCATTACCAACACGTTATATCCTAAACGGTAATGAAGCACACTTGCAAGCAAGGTGGTCATTGTTGATTTTCCCACGCCGCCTTTTTGTGTGGAGAAGCTGATTTTTAAGGTTTTCTTCTTTGTTTCCATTATTTAAAAATTTATTGTTACACGCTTTACCTGTTTTGCAGGCTTGAATATTTGTTTACTGGAATATTCCCTTGTTCCTGTATTCCTGCATTGGTTTACTGGAATATTCCTTTACCGTTTTATGCTTTCCTTACAGCCTTGTAAGGTGTATGTTTTGACAGGTTGTAAACCTTGCAGAAAACAAAAAGCTTTACCGCTTTTATGCTTTTACGCTTTTATAGTATTATACTTTTAAAACCTTATGCTTTTATGGCAAACTGCCTGTTTGCAAACCCGGTTTCTTTTCTTGTTTCCATACATTTTTTACTGCCTGCATTGAAACTGTAAGGCAAATAAAGCAGATAATTTACCTGCTGTAAGTTATGTGGCAGTGTTTGGCGTTCAAAGGCCGTGTTTGTCCGGGTATTGCATTGCAATACTCTTACATACAGGTCTTTACTTTGTATTGTGATTTTTATTAACGGATTTATGCAAAAGACTTTTGACATATCAGAGGGTAACGGGAACGGCATCAAGCCGTTTTTCCCTGTTACATTCAATCCGTCCCGCAGGGCGGATTTTTGTGTTCACCGGAACACGGCAAGTTGTGTTTTGAGCTGCTCGAAATATTCTCCGCTGCTCAAAACAACTTGCCCTTGCAGGGGGCCGGAAATCCCTTCCGAAGTCAGGGATTTTTCAGATCATGTTAAATGGATTTTATGATGGACAGTAACCACAAACCGAAAAAAAAGAGCGGAGGCCGGCATCCCAAAGATGATCCCGCCGTTTTCCGCTATTCTATATCACTGACTGCGGAAGAAAACGCTCGTTTTCTTTCCCTTTTTGAACAGTCAGGCATCCCGGTAAAGGCACACTTTGTTACCGCCTGCATCTTCCACAGAACAGTAAAGACGGTAAAGATCGACAAGGCGGCAATGGATTATTACATGCGGCTGACTGCTTTCTACGGCCAGTTCCGTTCCGTTGGCGTTAATTATAACCAGGTCGTAAAAATCCTGTACCGGCATTTCTCGGAGAAAAAGGCGGCGGCTTTCCTATTCAAACTGGAAAAACAGACGGCGGAACTGGCAGCTTTATGCCGCAAGATCATCCAGTTGACTGAAGAATTTGAAGCCCGGCACCTGCAAAAAAGCGATTCTAATGGTAGCTAAGATCGGGCACGGGGAAAACCTTTACGGCGCCTTATCTTATAACCAACTCAAGGTAGATAAGGAGAACGGACAGGTATTGTTTACCCATAAGATGATCGAAACGCCGGATGGGCAGTATTCCGTAGCACAGCTTAACCGCTCTTTTGAGCCTTACCTGGTCGCCAACCGAAAGACGGAAAAGCCGGTGCTGCATATCTCCCTGAACCCCGATCCGAAAGATAAGGTCAGCGACGAGCAGTTCATCGCTATTGCGCAACAGTACATGAAAACGATGGGCTACGGCGATCAGCCCTTTGTTGTCTTTAAGCATACCGATATAGAGCGGACCCATATCCATATCGTTTCCGTATGCGTGGATGAGCAGGGCCGAAAAATTCCGGACAAGTTCGAGAAGCGCCGCTCGATGGCCGTTTGCCGGGAGCTGGAAAAGCGCTATCACCTGACGCCGGCCACGGGGCAAAGCCGCAGCCGGGACGAGCGGCTATTTCAGCCTGTAGATTACAAGGCCGGTGATATTAAAAGCCAGATCGCTTCCGTGGTCCGACATCTGCCGGCGCATTACCGCTTCCGCAATTTCGGCGGCTATAACGCCTTGCTGTCGCAATACAATATTACCGCAGAAGAAGTAAAGGGTGAGCTGCAGGGACAGCCCAAAGCCGGGCTGATGTATTTTGCCCTGGATGAACAAGGCAGGAAGGCCGGCAATCCCTTCAAAGCCTCCCTGTTCGGCAAGGGCGCCGGCTACGAGGCGCTAGCGCAACATTACCGAAAATCTAAGGAAAGCCTGGAAGCCGACCCGGCACGGTCGCTGCTTAAAAATGCCGTAGCGGCAGCGATGCACAGGACTACCGGCGAAGCCGCATTTAAAGAGCAGTTATTACAACAAGGGATCGGCACTGTTATAAGGCGTACTGGTGAAGGGCGGGTATATGGGATCACGTTTATAGATTACAATTCCAAAACGGTCTGGAACGGTTCGCATTTGGGAAAGGAGTATGCCGCCGGGGTTTTTAATAATTGGTGGCAGCGTGGAGACAAGACCGGAGTTTCTGATGAGGCCGCACAGAAGCCGCATGTAAAGCCTGTGTGGGAACAAGGTTCGCAGCCGGCACGGCCACCGGGCCTCTTTGATTTCCTGGAAAGCCATGAACCTGCTTTTTACGGTGATCCTTCCGGCATCCTAGAAGGCCTGGGCGGCATCTTGCCCCAGGTGCAGGGAGACGACTACGAAGAGCTGGCGTTCGAGCAGGAGATCAAAAAAAAGAAGAAATTCAAGCGAGGGCGCAGCCGGTAAATGCGGCTGGTAGAACCGGCGTCATTCCTGCGCTGTATCGGCCGCCAGCTCTATACGCATGTCCGGTATATTGCTGCGCTTCAACCAGGAATGAAAGTTGTCGGGGCTGCCCGGCCTGAAATGGATCACCTCTTCATCATGTAACAGGATCGTAAACAAATCGGAAGAGCGGAGGAATTTTGCCACATCAGCGGCGGCATAATCGAATCCGGGGTAGTTATGTAGTGGCATCGTTTTTCGGATTGGCTTATCATAAAATTACCGATAGCGCCGCGAAGCTAAGGCATGCTGCTTTTATTTTCACGTTCCGCTAACGCTGCTATTATCTTCTGCCTGCCGCAAGCAGTGCATCTGCATGCATCTCCTTACTCATAGGGCCAACTAAAGCCACCCACCGCCAAAGAATACCTACTCCCTGTTACACGACGATACCGCCTGTAGATTGGCCGTTCACCAAATTTCGGTAGTCATGCAGGGAGAAGACGATTTAAGAGCACTGGCTAAGATCATGGCCTTTATGCGGGCAGTAAGCATCCTTTTGGTACTGATGCACCTGTACTGGTTCTGTTACGGTTTTTTCGTCGCCCAGGGCTGGACCCTGGATGTAGTGGAAAAAATATTGGGCAACTTCAACCGGACTGCAGGGCTGTTTTCCCATAGCATCTATACGAAAATGTTTGCGGTGGTGCTCCTGGCGCTGAGCTGCCTGGGCACCAAGGGAGTAAAAAGCGAAAAGATCACCTGGCCGAAGATCTGTACCGCCCTGGCTATCGGCCTTGTCCTGTTCTTTGGTAACACGCCGCTACTGAAGCTGTCCCCGGAGATCGGGGCCTTTACTTATATGGTGACAATGGGTTTGGGATATATCGCCCTGCTGATGGCTGGTGTCTGGATACGCCGCCTGTTGCGCACCAACCTGATGGACGATGTGTTCAACAGCGAGAACGAGAGTTTCCAACAGGAGACCCGGCTGATGCAGAACGAATATTCCGTTAACCTGCCTTCCAGGTTTTACTATAAAGGAAAATGGAACAACGGCTGGATTAATGTGGTCAACCCCTTTCGGGCTGCCATTGTTTTGGGTACGCCAGGTTCCGGTAAGAGCTATGCCATTATCAATAACTATATCCGGCAGCATATCGAAAAGGGTTTCGCACTTTATATCTACGATTTCAAATTCGACGACCTTTCTACAATTGCCTACAACCACCTGCTCAAACATGCGGATAGGTACAAGGTAAAGCCGAAATTCTATGTGATCAATTTCGATGATCCGCGCCGGAGCCACCGCTGCAACCCGATCAACCCCGCCTTCATGACCGATATATCGGATGCCTATGAATCCGCCTATACGATCATGCTCAATCTTAACAGAAGCTGGATAACCAAGCAAGGGGATTTCTTCGTGGAATCACCAATTATCCTGCTGGCCGCTATCATCTGGTTCCTGAAGATCTTTCAGGGCGGCCGGTATTGCACGTTTCCTCATGCCATCGAACTGCTCAATAAAAAGTATGCGGACGTATTTACCATCCTGACCTCTTACCCGGAGCTGGAAAATTATCTGTCTCCTTTTATGGATGCCTGGCAGGGCGGCGCCCAGGACCAGTTGCAGGGACAGATCGCTTCGGCCAAGATACCCTTGTCCCGTATGATCTCCCCGCAGCTTTATTGGGTAATGACCGGCGATGATTTTTCGCTTGACATAAACAATCCAAAAGAGCCAAAGATTTTATGTGTGGGTAATAACCCCGACCGGCAGAATATCTATTCCGCCGCTTTAGGCTTGTATAATTCCCGGATCGTAAAGCTGAT includes the following:
- the mobA gene encoding conjugal transfer protein MobA, which codes for MMDSNHKPKKKSGGRHPKDDPAVFRYSISLTAEENARFLSLFEQSGIPVKAHFVTACIFHRTVKTVKIDKAAMDYYMRLTAFYGQFRSVGVNYNQVVKILYRHFSEKKAAAFLFKLEKQTAELAALCRKIIQLTEEFEARHLQKSDSNGS
- the mobC gene encoding conjugal transfer protein MobC, whose product is MQGEDDLRALAKIMAFMRAVSILLVLMHLYWFCYGFFVAQGWTLDVVEKILGNFNRTAGLFSHSIYTKMFAVVLLALSCLGTKGVKSEKITWPKICTALAIGLVLFFGNTPLLKLSPEIGAFTYMVTMGLGYIALLMAGVWIRRLLRTNLMDDVFNSENESFQQETRLMQNEYSVNLPSRFYYKGKWNNGWINVVNPFRAAIVLGTPGSGKSYAIINNYIRQHIEKGFALYIYDFKFDDLSTIAYNHLLKHADRYKVKPKFYVINFDDPRRSHRCNPINPAFMTDISDAYESAYTIMLNLNRSWITKQGDFFVESPIILLAAIIWFLKIFQGGRYCTFPHAIELLNKKYADVFTILTSYPELENYLSPFMDAWQGGAQDQLQGQIASAKIPLSRMISPQLYWVMTGDDFSLDINNPKEPKILCVGNNPDRQNIYSAALGLYNSRIVKLINKKGQLKSSVIIDELPTIYFRGLDNLIATARSNKVAVCLGFQDFSQLTRDYGDKESRVIQNTVGNIFSGQVVGETAENLSKRFGKVLQKRQSLTINRNDKSTSISTQMDTLIPASKISTLTQGMFVGAVSDNFDERIEQKIFHAEIVVDNDKVAAETKAYQKIPPILSFSDERGADNMKEEIEANYRQVKQDVVAIILGEMERIKNDPDLQHLIN
- a CDS encoding ParA family protein: METKKKTLKISFSTQKGGVGKSTMTTLLASVLHYRLGYNVLVMDCDFPQHSLTNMRERDKKTLMQNDYHKKAAMKQFQTINKKAYPIFKSKAENALERAVEYVNQSAVAPDLIFFDLPGTANTKGVLTTLKMMDFIFSPITADRLVVESTLGFTKAFLELPKTIEGNEQQELWLFWNQVDGREKTGLYEAYQSVIKTLNLPIMETRIMDSKRFRKETDDTESYVFRSSLLPAEPQLMKATKMDLFVEEFLKITHL
- the mobB gene encoding conjugal transfer protein MobB, which encodes MVAKIGHGENLYGALSYNQLKVDKENGQVLFTHKMIETPDGQYSVAQLNRSFEPYLVANRKTEKPVLHISLNPDPKDKVSDEQFIAIAQQYMKTMGYGDQPFVVFKHTDIERTHIHIVSVCVDEQGRKIPDKFEKRRSMAVCRELEKRYHLTPATGQSRSRDERLFQPVDYKAGDIKSQIASVVRHLPAHYRFRNFGGYNALLSQYNITAEEVKGELQGQPKAGLMYFALDEQGRKAGNPFKASLFGKGAGYEALAQHYRKSKESLEADPARSLLKNAVAAAMHRTTGEAAFKEQLLQQGIGTVIRRTGEGRVYGITFIDYNSKTVWNGSHLGKEYAAGVFNNWWQRGDKTGVSDEAAQKPHVKPVWEQGSQPARPPGLFDFLESHEPAFYGDPSGILEGLGGILPQVQGDDYEELAFEQEIKKKKKFKRGRSR